The following nucleotide sequence is from Candidatus Bipolaricaulota bacterium.
GATGAGATCTTTTGACCGCCTCCCCGGACGAATTGGTTTCCGAAACCTCGGCATAAAATTGATCCGCGCTTACTTTTCTTTTGTTATCAAGAAAAAAGACTTCTCCATCATAAATCGCGTATTCTTTCCCTGATTTCAAGGCGACGTAATTGGAAGGATTTTTAAAATTGGTAATCTTTTGTTTTTTCAAAAAATCAAACAGTTTCACGGCCTGTTTCGTTTTGACGGGGATTATCTCCGCCAATTCCTTAAGCGAATTCTCGTCCGGCGCGACGTTAAATCCTCCGACCACGCTGTTTATCGGATGGATCGTCCGACCGCCGATTATTTTCGCGGCCAAAACCCCAAAATCTCTGACTTCGAGCGCGTATTTCGACTGTTCGGGATATTTCTTCACCAAATCCGTGTTATTGGAAACGCCGACAAAATCGGGGAACGATAAAAAAAACATGTGCAAAGCGTGGCTGTGAATTATCTGAGCCAATTCCAGGATTTTTCGGAGCAAAATTATTTCCGGAGTAATTTCGGTAAAAAAAGCGTTTTCAATCGCCTTGATCGCGCCAAGATTGTGAACGATCGGGCAAACGCCGCAAATTCTCGAAACGATAACCGGCAATTGCTGATAAGGCCGGCCAATGACCATGCCTTCAAAAAGACGGGCGCCTTCTTCCGTGATCAGCCTGGCCTCGGCCGCTTCTCCGCCGAGCAGGCTGCCGACAAAACTCGAGTGCCCTTCGGTCTTGGCGATGTGGTTTATTTTAATGGTTTTCATATTTAGTTTGACAAATTCAGATTTAACTGATAATATCAAAGCACGCTTCGAGAAAATGACAAGTCCTGATCCGTGCATACATGTCGCTACCCTCCCGTTGTGTCGACAACTCTTTCCGTCTTTTCTCGAAGCGTCCTTGACCTCTCTGAGACCGACTTTGCATGCACCGTCGGTCTCTTTTTTTTTTAAATTTTACAAATAATCTTTCATGCCAAATACTTCCAGCGCTTGCTCTATTTCTTTAATTGAATGATTCTTTTTTAAAAATTTCATTAAATTTTCAACTTCCGCGTCTTTTATCAAACCGCGACACCCCCAGCAACCTTGCTTGCTTTTCAGACAAACGGCGTTGCAACCGGTCTGCGTTATGGGTCCCAAACAAATTTCGCCCTTCTGCAAAACGCATTCATAACCCAGGCGCTGGCAATCGTAACAAATCGTTTTCTGCGCTATTTTCGGTAATCTACCCGCTTCAATGTCATAAAGCATGGAAAAAAACTCATCAACGTCTATCGGACAAGTCGGCACGTCAAAATCAACGCGAACATAATCTCTGACCGGCAAAACATCCGGATTTTCTATTCCTTCGGGCTTATCGTAAATTTTTTTGATCAATTTGAGCTTATCGCCGTAATTTTTCAAATGATAAATGCCTCCAAAATGCGCGCAAGTCCCGAGCGTCGCCAGATAGCGGCTATTTTTCCTGACAATTTTCAATTGCTCGATATTTGCATTGGTGATCGGACTGCCTTCGACAAAAACAATATCGAATTTTTTCTCGGACAAATCTTCTTCTTCCCTCCATAAACGAAAAAACTCCCAATCAAAATGATTCAACGACTTCAAATATTTTTCCTTGGAATCCAAAATGGCAAAACAGCAGCCTTCGCAGGATGTCAAAGACAAAATGCCTATTTTAAATTTGGAATTTTTTTTCATATTTTCAGATTCGAGGAGGCTATCGCGTTTTTAACTGCTGCGGCCAATTGATCCGCATTGTCCGAAGTGATGAAATAATCAGGTTGATTTTCAATTTTCAATCTGACGCCATTGCCGGATCTAGCCACATACCCTCGGGATCGGTCTCGGCCGATTCTGATGCCGTAGCCCAAATATGTCTGCCATTTATATTCATCGACTTTAACATCCTCGATTTCTTCGAGTTTTATTTTTCTTTTTAACAATCCATAGCCGACAA
It contains:
- a CDS encoding Ni/Fe hydrogenase subunit alpha — protein: MKTIKINHIAKTEGHSSFVGSLLGGEAAEARLITEEGARLFEGMVIGRPYQQLPVIVSRICGVCPIVHNLGAIKAIENAFFTEITPEIILLRKILELAQIIHSHALHMFFLSFPDFVGVSNNTDLVKKYPEQSKYALEVRDFGVLAAKIIGGRTIHPINSVVGGFNVAPDENSLKELAEIIPVKTKQAVKLFDFLKKQKITNFKNPSNYVALKSGKEYAIYDGEVFFLDNKRKVSADQFYAEVSETNSSGEAVKRSHHLGRAVMCGSLARINCNYDKLNGIAKKNWDELGIETPDYNPFHNVLAQSIEIIHCLEECGKLIEKYLKIRNKKLKVSVKPAAGRGLSVIEAPRGLLYYNFDFDDYGAVRKCDIVTPTALFIANLEKDLKVFLPTLQNFSDKKRESLIKSLIRAYDPCISCATH
- a CDS encoding PH domain-containing protein, whose product is MNILHEEKQSFSPIGTLLVFAVLIVIGYCFVSSYRADSVSEAPDFANLVMVFVFLLDGFVFVNFRRLSVTVTDENMIVGYGLLKRKIKLEEIEDVKVDEYKWQTYLGYGIRIGRDRSRGYVARSGNGVRLKIENQPDYFITSDNADQLAAAVKNAIASSNLKI